CTTTTTCAGGATCATCATCTTCAAACCAGACACAACCACCTGCAGCATATAAATGACCTGAATCGGGAACAAATAGGTTAATACCACTTCCATATTCTTCTGTGGTTGCTTCATAAGGACAAGGAATGTCAGAAAATTTAGTGAGCCTAAAACATGCAGCTTCAGTACGGCATTTCAAAGGAATTAAGGCTTGTGACTCATCATCTCCATGTATGACACGCAACTTGGCAGTTATATTGTTTCTAGTAGCAAACAAATCTGGGTGACTTTTGATTAATGGCAATAAAGCAGTATCCTTGGTAACGCTCAACTTGACAACCTCCTCCGCCATTTCTTTACACTCTGGTATGGCCATTATCTCATCACCAAGAATCTCCTGGAGTCTGTCAACTGGCACCAAACCAAGACGTATCTTCTTCAGGAGATCAACAGCATGGACCTTGCGCTGCTCCCAATCATACTTCAGCCACATCACTGTTCCTTGTAGGATCTGTTCCTCTGTTGTGGTGTCTGTCTCTATTTCTTCATCGCTTAAGATCTCCATCATGACACTTACAGAGGAATTCTCCAGAAATACCTTTGACTTAACACATTTAACCATGTTCTGGATAACATGGCTTCTGTATATTTGTGCAACATTTGAAAGACTTTTATGATTGCTAGCAATCAACCAGATCTCAAAACAGTCTTCAATTGTAAGCTTATCTTTGACATCTTTAAGGTACTCGGCACACAACTCTACAGTTTTGGTCATAACCATGTAACAGGCCATTTTAAGAATGCCCACAACTGTTCTTAATGATAGAGTAAAATGTCCTGTATAAGCAAAGTCCAAGATTTGGGCAAAGCTTTCTTCAGTTCCAGGAACAGTTATTTCACTCATTGTACTCTCTTGAAACCCAGATGTGAACATTCCTTGAAAGTAGTCACTTGCACAGCTTAGAACTGCTTTGTGAGCAGGAAATCTTTGATCTCCAACAATGATGGTGACATCACAGAAGGCAGCCTGATGTCTTAACTGGTTAAGTCCTGAGGAGAGATGAGACAAGTGGGATGGGTCTCCCATTTGTTTTAAACACTGCTCTTGTTCCATTCTTGCCATATCTTATCATcaacaataatgcatgcaagaTGTTATGAAATCAAAATGAACTGGTGAAACTTAATATACAAATGAAAGCCACATAAACAAACTAGGTTCATATGCTGAATGTGTAGCATAAACATAGGCTCATTATGTGGTTACCTTGACAAGAAAACACACCACATGCACAAAACCTTATGCACTTCTGTTCATTGGTAAAAAGTCTGGTGTAACACAAAGTTTATTGGTTTTCTGCGCTTACTGGTATGATTGTTCCAATTTTGTAGTTTAAAATTATCCACATAAGGTAGCTTGGCTAATGCTGACTTGTCTTCTGAATTGTGGTTGCTAGTTGTTCAGTGTTGACTTGAGTTATGGTATCTGCAGAATTGTGAGTAAGAGAGAATGAAGAGTTTCAGGAATTATTCTGTCTGGTTCCAAAATGTAACACTGTTATAAAGGACAACCAACCAACCCATAACCAGTCAACCTGAATATTTGACAGGCATTAGATTTTTCAGCTACAATAACACCTCTTGTATATTGGTTACTACTTTAGAAGTAATGAAGTTGGAATTGTCCATGTTCTCTCCCCTAATTTACAAGTTCCACAAGCAAAACATAAATGTACATATAGATGcaatgtaaacaatataaattgAATGTGACTGAAGTGGAATACTGAAATGTTGAATGTTCCAAATAATTGAATGTTCCAAATTATGATGAGAACAATCTACAATCCTGGAATAAACtagttggcacacttgtactTACTGATTGAAATACATGTCCTATCAAAATTAGAGAGGCGAGTAAAACATGCATGCAACATAATGTGGAGCACAGACTCCCGGCCCATCAGTATATTCTCACCCTTCCTCATCCTTCAATGTTGACAACTTGGCTTTATCCAACATTGCATTGGGGAAGTGGGGGCAGAAATATTTGTAGGTTCATGCAGCAGCTGTATCATGGGTTATTCCGCTTATTCTAGATACAACATCTTTGTAACACACAATCTGACCCAATTCTAGTAATGTATCAAAAATGTGTGAACATATGTTATATAACTGGAAAAGCATGATTAATACCCATTTTAAATTCTTTATCCTCTATTGTCTCATCTGAACTTGTTCAGAAAGAGAACTATATTACATTTTCATGTTGGAGCGTTTAACAATAATtactagagacattgcgatttccaaacgtagacatcagaTGTACTTTGATCTATTCCAAACCaaaaggggtaggcctatatcaaattttTAGATTCCATGCCtataggtaaactgtgcacgttgAAGCCTGTGCATTGATACTCAAACAGTTGAgcaagtatataggcctaaacctAATATAAGAAGGAGAGGAAATAATTATGCTGCTCTGCGCTATTGACGAGAATCTACGTAACCTAATTTCGTTTATCGTTTTTAGATGTTCCGCAACATGGTGAGTAACTGACGATTTGCAATGGGACACACATGTAGACCTACATTTTGAAGCCTTTGAATCcacccagcatgtccagagctcggcagtcgaaatttgagcccgcatgacaagattgccgcaataatattaaaaccatattaagatccaAGCCTAtgatgctcagggccgggaacttgggccggggaatacccggggtttgcatcggtttgcatcaGATATAtagagttggggatgatttgatatgaccgccaattatgactgtttgatatttattgccagcaatgtggaaaaagagacacatgtagaaacgaaaaaagctataattttgttgaaggagcaaacttaaacaaaccataaccccgcttctggatatcgtttgaagtcaaatgatataccattttaaagcttatgatgtatattttttaaacacgaaataaaataaaattgaccgggggaggaatttacggctcattcgccgtgaacggttgAACAATAAAGAATCCAAAACTGAAAGCTTAAAAAGCCTAGTCTTTAACCTAACTCACCACTTATTCTTTAAATTACACACTTTGATAGTATTTAGATAAAAGAAACATGGGTaagtccatatcaaatcaaccaggggtccccaggtgaccctctcagattttgatgaaattccatcagaataatcttttgtggccaTTATGAACCCATGCAAAAAATTGgcctcataggccatgtcgtttttgagaaatggccctttgaagtttggcccagtacccccctttttggcactcgcgagtgtcgttggtgatttttaccaacttgGGTAGCTtataacttcttgttctgaacagatataaagctgcaatgttgcattctagctaaccttatgtcatatttttagaatctggctctaaatttcagatatctgctttccaTTTAAAGTTATGAGCActcaaagttggtcatttattcaaccgcaagtgtgattttgtcattttgggggtcccctggtgccaaaaatatgtggtcatatgactcaaatttcaattcatgtttcaactgtcaacatggtcaaccattggtcagaaagagggggggggggggctccagcAAATTTTTACCCGAACCCAACTTCGGATACCgcccattcctccattaatggtttgatttgctcaaacttgcttgtgggcttagatatgtacctatagacaatgtatctatgacatttgagtcatatgaccacatatttttgacaccaggggacccccaaaatgacaaaatcacacttgcggttgaataaatgaccaactttgggtgctcataacttaaaaaggaaagcagatatctgaaatttagagccagattctgaaaatatgacataaggttagctagaatccaagattgcagctttatatctgttcagaacaagttatgagccaccaaagttggtaaaaatcaccaatgacactcgtgagcgccaaaaaggggggtccgggccaaacttcaaaaggccatttctcaaaaacgacatggcctatatgaagccaaatttttgtatgggttcattgtggccacaaaagaatattctgatggaatttcatcaaaatctgagagggtcacctgggaacttttcagaaaattggttgatttgacatggactgacggAAAAACACCTGTCAAAATTAGGCATCCCTTATTTTGAACCATCATGCATTTCCCACACTATGATGCCAACCGTATTCTCCATGTTAATTCTTCAACTTCTACATTTCTGCAAATCTTTCAAATTTATTGTACAGAAATTCTTTTTTAAACAGGCACCAACCTTACAATAACGtacattttggtgtccagttcAAAGTTGATCTCAAGATACCACACAATCTACTCCTGCATTGTTGACTTATCCTTTACATGAGATGCACACTTGCATGGTACTTTCATCATCCCAAGGTTGCGTTTGTCAAATGTAAACACTTCTGAATTCAAGTCTTCTTTTAGTTCTTGAATACTTTCATAAAGTTCACCTGTCACTTCCTCTGCACTGACAATTGTGGGACTATCACTGTCAAAGTCACATATACATCTGTTTATTTGGTCTGGCTCTTGGTTTCTTCCTTCAGTGACAAGATAGCGAATACCCTTATAAACGTCAAAATATGAATATCTATCTAAACTTTTATCAACAGAAACTTCTAACAATTCATTTGTGGCTGGTCTATAAAGTGCCATGCACTTTGAAAACTCCAAATCCACCATCACCACCATGTTGATTGGGGCCTTCAACAATTGCATTACCCATGAGCAATATATACCTTTTTTGCATAAATATAGTTAAGGCTGGGTGAAGGTATAGGTCATCTTCCATAATTTCCCATGTTTTCCTGACTATACTATACCTTTCAATCATGTTCTTAGTTTGGAATAATTCATTTTCAGCTGTACCAAATAGATATATACTCTCATCAAATTGATACATCCTGGGGAAGAGAAGGACTACAGGCATTGGAGGAAGAACAATCCATTCATTCTTCTCCGAATCGTATCTGAAGAAATTGTTTTTAGAAAGCCATTTTTGATACTTTGCTGCCATTTCAGGTTCCTTGTCATCAAAATAAACAGTATTATTGCCACCTGCCGCATATAAATGACCTGTATcagaaacaattatttcaataccACTTGACTCTtcttctgattccaaatatggacatTTCTCAGGTATATCAGCAAATTTAGTCAGCTCATAACATGATGTATTAGTACTGCATTTTATTTTGATAGAACTAGCTTCATGATCTATGTGCAATTTAGCAGTAATAGTGTTTCTAGTCGCAAACAAATCACGGTGACTTCGGATCAATGGCGGTGAAGCAGTATCCTTGGTAACACTCAACTTGACAACCTCCTCCACCATTTCTTTGCATTCCAGTATTGCTAGTAACTCATCACCAAGGAGCGGTTTGAGTCTGTCAACTGGCACCAAGCCAAGACGTAACTTCTTCAGGAGATCAACTGCATGAACTTTACGCTGCTCCCAATCATACTTCAGCCACATCACTGTTCCTTGCAGAATCTGTTCCTCTGTCGTGGTGTCTGTCTCTATTTCTTCATTGCTTAAGATCTCCATCATGATGCTTATGCGGTGGAATTCTCAAGAAATACCTTTGATTTAACACACTTCAGAAAGTTCGGAATAATTTGTGCAATTTCTGACAGACTGGTGTGATTTCTTGCAATTGACCATATCTCATAACAGTCTTCAATAGTGAACTTATGTT
Above is a window of Amphiura filiformis chromosome 20, Afil_fr2py, whole genome shotgun sequence DNA encoding:
- the LOC140142183 gene encoding kelch repeat and BTB domain-containing protein 2-like — protein: MARMEQEQCLKQMGDPSHLSHLSSGLNQLRHQAAFCDVTIIVGDQRFPAHKAVLSCASDYFQGMFTSGFQESTMSEITVPGTEESFAQILDFAYTGHFTLSLRTVVGILKMACYMVMTKTVELCAEYLKDVKDKLTIEDCFEIWLIASNHKSLSNVAQIYRSHVIQNMVKCVKSKVFLENSSVSVMMEILSDEEIETDTTTEEQILQGTVMWLKYDWEQRKVHAVDLLKKIRLGLVPVDRLQEILGDEIMAIPECKEMAEEVVKLSVTKDTALLPLIKSHPDLFATRNNITAKLRVIHGDDESQALIPLKCRTEAACFRLTKFSDIPCPYEATTEEYGSGINLFVPDSGHLYAAGGCVWFEDDDPEKEELYETWLSENNFFRYDSVKNEWIVLSPMPVVLYFPLMFQFDEYIYLLGVGGPEQVIERYCISSKTWEIVEDDLYLHPFPPINCVQKHNIMVVGIAYVEGPNQQGGDGGIEVFKTALYRPATNELLEVSVDRDMGRDSHFEMHNSVCYLVTKGGNHEPDEIYRCICDLDSDSPTIIIAEEVTDEQYETIQELREDMNSVEFTFDKRNLGMIEMPCECASHVKDKSTMQEYM